The proteins below are encoded in one region of Belonocnema kinseyi isolate 2016_QV_RU_SX_M_011 chromosome 5, B_treatae_v1, whole genome shotgun sequence:
- the LOC117173270 gene encoding uncharacterized protein LOC117173270: protein MPFVSRKRFAFRQVYADHLSQDKACLTTINVLLAKTRLDLTQVNAVLPVVAIKVRKRPMFPLNFEAQPDIDVLESSQIIFTCVGLSSAKVSYSAFIDKLRIFGGPIQFSSLQINRGAISNPNFTPISRKKSYTIPGAKFATKAPFGMAKCEK, encoded by the exons ATGCCATTTGTGAGCCGCAAGAGGTTCGCATTTAGGCAAGTTTACGCCGATCATCtaagccaagacaaggcttgtcttaCGACAATAAACGTcctcttagccaagacaaggctcgacttgacacaagtaaacgccgttttacctgtcgtggccataaaagtaagaaaaAGGCCCATGTTTCCCCTCAACTTTGAagcgcagccagacatcgatgtcctGGAGTCAAGTCAAATCATTTTTACTTGTGTAGGTCTTTCCAGCgccaaggtgtcgtatagcgcttttatcGACAAGCTCAGGATCTTCGGAGGTCCCAttcagttttcctcgcttcaaataaaccgtgGCGCAATATCTAACCCGAACTTCACTCCAATCTCCCGAAAGAAGTCCTATACAATCCCTGGAGCTAA GTTTGCCACAAAAGCACCttttggaatggcgaagtgcgaGAAATAG